The window CGAACATCTACTGGACGTCGGGGAGGTCGATTTCCTCGCCATCGACATAGACGGTCGGCTCCCGCAGGACGCCGTCCATGTGGATGGGTGCGTCGTTATCGCCGCCGATGCCGGCGTCGTCGCCCAGCGCGATGTGGACGGTGCCGCCGGCCTTCTCGTCCAAGAGGGTGCTACCGATGAGGTCGGTCACGCCGATGTTGGTGCCGATGCCGAGTTCGGCCATGTTGTAGGCGTTCCGTCCGACCTGCTCGGCGGCCTCCTCGACGTCCGCGCGGATGGCGTCGTCCGAGATGTCGGTGATGTAGCCGTCCTCGACCTCGAAGGTGACCGTCTGGCCCGCGTCGAGCAGGCCGTGGGGCCGGATGGTGCCGTCGACGACGTAGGTGCCGTTGGCGTTCACGGGACTGATAAATACCTCGCCCGCGGGGAGGTTCGAGAAGTCCCCGTCCTCGTGGACGATGCCGGTGTCGTCGTGCCATTGGCGGTCGCCCAACTCGAAGGTGATGTCGGTGCCCTGTGGGGAGGTCACCCGCACCTCGTCGGCGCCCTCGACCTGTTCGAGCATGGTCTCGCACTCGGCGGCGATATCGTCGTAATCGGCGTCGAGGCCAGTCGTGAAGACCTCCTCGGTGATGCCGGGTAGGGTGGCGCCGCGGGCGCCGGCCTCCGTCGCGTTCGAGCGCGCGCGAGTGTGACTGAGGCTCTTGGAGGTGGGCGCGAGGAAGACGTCGGCGGCTTTCAGCGCCGCGGCGACGGGCGCGGGCGGTTCGGCGCCGTGCTGTGGGCCCGGCGGATAGCGGACGATGACGGCCTCCTCGGTCACGTCGAGGGCGGCATCGTAGAGGGCCTCGCCGATGGGTTCGCGGCGGTCGTCGGTGACGACGACACAGGTCTCGTCGGGCTGGACGTTCAGACACTGTCCGACGGCGGTTTCGGCGGCCGCGGCGACTGCATCCGGGTTCTCGATATCGAACGGCTCGGAATCGCTCATGCGCCCGGATTCGGCCGGCGACGGGATATGCGTTCCTGCTTCGGATTCGGTCGCGGGCTATCGTTTAAAAGAGGAAGCTCGAAACGGCGGTCGTTCTCAGGCGGTTTCGCCGAGGGTCGTCAGGCCGCTGCCGCCGGCGACGATGGCGGCCGCGGCGATGATAGCCGCCGCGAGGACGACGAAGTTGCCGTCCGGCGAGAGCCCGGCCACGCCGGCCGCGGTGCTGACGACGAAGACCGTAACGAACAGGCTCAGAATGGCGAAAACCAGCATCACGACCGCCGCGACGATACTACTGACTAACGCGCCGAAGGAATCTAAAAATCCCATATCAGTCGCCTCGCCCCCTCGTCGTATATAAGGACGGGCGATAGGCCTCAGTCCGGGTCGCCGAACGGCCGTGACTACGGACGGGAACGAAACGGCTATTCCCGTCCGGTGACGACGCCCATCCATGAGCATTCAGGTCGCGGTCAACGGCTACGGCACTATCGGCAAGCGAGTCGCCGATGCGGTCGAACTCCAGCCCGATATGGAGCTTATCGGCGTCGCCAAGACCAGCCCGAACCACGAGGCGGAACTCGCCGTCGAGAACGGCTATCCCCTCTATGCCGCCATCGAGGAGCGCGTCGAACTCTTCGAGGACGCGGGCATCGACCTCGCGGGCAGCGTCGAGGAACTGGTCGACGCCGCCGACATCGTCGTCGACGCCTGTCCGTCCGGCATCGGCGCCGAGAACAAGTCGATGTACGAGGAATACGACACGCCCGCGCTGTATCAGGGCGGCGAGGACGCCGACATCGTCGACGCCTCCTTCAACGCCCGGAGCAACTTCGAGGAGGCCGCCGACGCCGACCACGTCCGCGTCGTCTCCTGTAACACGACCGGCCTCTCGCGACTGCTCGCGCCCCTGCAGGAGGAGTACGGCGTCGAGAAGGCCCGCGTCACGCTGGTCCGTCGTGGGGGCGACCCCGCCCAGTCCGGTCGCGGCCCCATCAACGACATCCTGCCGAACCCCGTCTCCCTGCCGTCCCATCACGGCCCCGACGTCAACACCATCTTCCCGGACCTCAGCATCGACACGCTCGGCCTGAAGGTGCCGGCCACGCTGATGCACACCCACTCGGTCAACGTCACGCTCGAAGACGTCCCGAGCGAGGACGAGGTCAAGGAACTGCTCGGCTCCCAGAGCCGAACCTTCCTCGTCCCGCCGAAATACGACATCGACGGCGCCGGCAAACTCAAGGAGTTCGCCATGGACCGCGGCCGTCCCCGCGCCGACATCTGGGAGAACTGCGTCTGGGAGAAATCCATCAGCATCGAGGACGACGACCTCTATCTGTTCCAGGCCATCCACCAGGAATCCGACGTCGTCCCCGAGAACGTCGACGCGATTCGCGCGGTGCTGGAAACCGCCGACGCCGAGGAATCCATCGAGCGAACCAACGAGACGATGGGCGTCGGCTTCTAACCCGACTCGCTTGCCGACCCCGTTTTAGCTGGACGAACGTTCTGCGGGACACCGTTTCGGATACAGAGCCCCCCGTTAAGCCCCGGTTAGTTATGTGGTAGCACACATCATATTGTAACGTTGGCCGAGCTATCAGCAAGGGAAACCCAACCGACCTGCCCACGTAATGACCCATAGCATCTGTACATCGGAGTCGGGGGAGTTGTCGTACTTTCAGCGACTGTGGCGGACGTTGTTGACACCCGGTATCGACCCACGAACCAAAATCGAGCAACTGTTCGCGCACGAAACCGCCGAATTCGGCATGGCTTACGCGTTTCTGTCGCGTATCGACCTCGAAGAGGAAACGGAGCACCTCGAACTCGTCTATGGCCTCCACGAGGCATTACGGAAGGGTGTGACCATCCCACTCTCGAAGACCTACTGTCGGAAAACCATCGCCGAGCCCGAAGGGATACTAGCCGTCAGCGATGCCCTCGCCGAAGGGTGGGGAGACGACCCAGCATACGAAACGTTCGGGTTAGGGAGTTACCTCGGGACGACCGTCTCGCTGGACGACGAACTATACGGAACGCTCTGTTTCGCGAACATCGCTCCCCGTGACGAACCGATTACCGACGAGGAGAAAGCCCTCATCGAGATGCACGGTCTGTGGGCGGAGTACGCATTGCACCTCTGGAACGGGCCGCCAATCGATGGGGCGAACAGCGATACAATCGAGCAACGGGCCGTGTCCTCGGACGCGATCGATTCGATGATGGGCGCGCTCAAAAACCGCGCACGGCGAGTCGTTCTCATGTCGCTGCTAGATACCGCCGAGACCGGAATCGCTACGCTCGAACGGGACTTAGATGGCGACTATACTCGGGCCTACCTACACCACTCCCACCTGCCTAAATTAGCCAATGCCGGATACATCAACTGGGATAGCGATGCCGATACCATCTCCAGAGGTCCGAACTTCTTCGAGGTGAAACCGCTCATCGAGCTACTGGACGATTATAATACGATGTTCTCCGAGTAGGCGGCAGCCGTCAGCCCTCATAAGGCACATCTCCAGAAACCGGTCTACTCCTCTCGTCGTTGTCGTTCGATAACGCGCCCGTCGACGTCCTCCGCCTGCGTTCCGACGCCGTCGGGCCAGCCGGTCGGCCGCGCGGCCGTCGGCTCCGCGGCTGCCCGTTTCAGCACCATCGGCGTCCGCTCCAGCGAAAGCACCAACTCGTCGTCCTGATTGTAGGCTCGTAGCTCCGTGGTCACGATACCGACGTGGTCCCGCGAGTCGCTTTCCCGCTTCGAGAGCACCTCGCTTTCGGCGAAGA of the Natronomonas halophila genome contains:
- a CDS encoding aminopeptidase; this encodes MSDSEPFDIENPDAVAAAAETAVGQCLNVQPDETCVVVTDDRREPIGEALYDAALDVTEEAVIVRYPPGPQHGAEPPAPVAAALKAADVFLAPTSKSLSHTRARSNATEAGARGATLPGITEEVFTTGLDADYDDIAAECETMLEQVEGADEVRVTSPQGTDITFELGDRQWHDDTGIVHEDGDFSNLPAGEVFISPVNANGTYVVDGTIRPHGLLDAGQTVTFEVEDGYITDISDDAIRADVEEAAEQVGRNAYNMAELGIGTNIGVTDLIGSTLLDEKAGGTVHIALGDDAGIGGDNDAPIHMDGVLREPTVYVDGEEIDLPDVQ
- a CDS encoding type II glyceraldehyde-3-phosphate dehydrogenase, whose protein sequence is MSIQVAVNGYGTIGKRVADAVELQPDMELIGVAKTSPNHEAELAVENGYPLYAAIEERVELFEDAGIDLAGSVEELVDAADIVVDACPSGIGAENKSMYEEYDTPALYQGGEDADIVDASFNARSNFEEAADADHVRVVSCNTTGLSRLLAPLQEEYGVEKARVTLVRRGGDPAQSGRGPINDILPNPVSLPSHHGPDVNTIFPDLSIDTLGLKVPATLMHTHSVNVTLEDVPSEDEVKELLGSQSRTFLVPPKYDIDGAGKLKEFAMDRGRPRADIWENCVWEKSISIEDDDLYLFQAIHQESDVVPENVDAIRAVLETADAEESIERTNETMGVGF
- a CDS encoding GAF domain-containing protein: MTHSICTSESGELSYFQRLWRTLLTPGIDPRTKIEQLFAHETAEFGMAYAFLSRIDLEEETEHLELVYGLHEALRKGVTIPLSKTYCRKTIAEPEGILAVSDALAEGWGDDPAYETFGLGSYLGTTVSLDDELYGTLCFANIAPRDEPITDEEKALIEMHGLWAEYALHLWNGPPIDGANSDTIEQRAVSSDAIDSMMGALKNRARRVVLMSLLDTAETGIATLERDLDGDYTRAYLHHSHLPKLANAGYINWDSDADTISRGPNFFEVKPLIELLDDYNTMFSE